Genomic DNA from Pseudomonas helmanticensis:
CTGTGAGCGACGGGCGATGACGTAGACGATGTTGGTGACTTCCGCCGAGACCACGTCCAGTGGCTGACGGTTGATGTTGTTGACGATCGGCCGCAGCAAGGTATTGGCAGCGAGGATGAACAGCGTGCCGAGCACGGCTTCTGCGAGCAGGTCGGCACCGGCACAGGCGCCGACCGCCGCCGAAGTCCACAGGGTCGCGGCGGTGTTGAGGCCGCGCACGTTGCCCTCTTCGCGCATGATCACCCCGGCACCGAGAAAGCCTATCCCGGAGACCACGTAGGCAACCACGCGCACTGCGCCTTCGGCACCGGCGAGACGGTTGGCCATGTCGACGAAAATCGCCGCGCCGACGGCGACCAGTACGTTGGTGCGCAGGCCGGCGGTTCGTTGCCGGTACTGGCGCTCAAAACCGATCAGGCCGCCGAGAATGAAGGCGGCGCTGAGGCTGACGAGGGTGTCGAGCAGCGAATCGAGGTTGAGGTTGTTGATGGCTTGCATCGTCATCTCCTTGAATACACACAAACCCTTCGTCGGGCCTGCTTGAAATTCACTTGAAACACCCATCTCTGTAGGAGCTGCCGCAGGCTGCGATCTTTTGCTGTTGCCTTTTAAAAACAACATCAACAGATCGCAGCCTTCGGCAGCTCCTACAGGGGCAGCATTACTGCCAGCCGAAGCGGCGGATGTAGAAGCCTTTCACCGCCTGGGTCAGCGCCATGTACGCCAGCAGGATCACCGGCAGGAACACGAAGTACAGCGACGGCAGTGCCTGCAGTTTGAAGTAGTGCGCCAGCGGCCCCATCGGCAGGAAGATCCCCACCGCCATGATGATTCCGGTCA
This window encodes:
- a CDS encoding MgtC/SapB family protein — its product is MQAINNLNLDSLLDTLVSLSAAFILGGLIGFERQYRQRTAGLRTNVLVAVGAAIFVDMANRLAGAEGAVRVVAYVVSGIGFLGAGVIMREEGNVRGLNTAATLWTSAAVGACAGADLLAEAVLGTLFILAANTLLRPIVNNINRQPLDVVSAEVTNIVYVIARRSQQTAVFALLEAELERSNYPASDVDVHAFGADEIEIEATLATTSVDGDELDALVARISTSALVVQAFWSPSTTE